One window from the genome of Cricetulus griseus strain 17A/GY chromosome 2, alternate assembly CriGri-PICRH-1.0, whole genome shotgun sequence encodes:
- the Ppp3r2 gene encoding calcineurin subunit B type 2: MGNETSYQSAMCNHFDQDEIRRLGRSFRKMDLDKSGSLSIDEFMSLPELQQNPLVSRVIDIFDTDGNGEVDFHEFIMGTSQFSVKGDEEQKLRFAFRVYDMDKDGYISNGELFHVLKMMVGNNLMDWQLQQLVDKTILVLDKDGDGRISFTEFCDVVKNMEIHKKLVVFV; the protein is encoded by the coding sequence ATGGGAAACGAGACCAGCTACCAATCCGCGATGTGCAACCACTTTGACCAGGATGAGATTAGAAGGTTGGGCAGAAGTTTCAGGAAGATGGACTTGGACAAATCGGGCTCCCTGAGCATAGATGAGTTTATGTCGCTGCCTGAGCTGCAGCAGAACCCACTGGTAAGTCGAGTGATCGACATCTTCGACACGGATGGCAATGGGGAAGTGGACTTCCATGAGTTCATCATGGGCACCTCGCAGTTCAGCGTCAAGGGCGACGAAGAACAGAAGTTAAGATTCGCCTTCAGAGTCTACGACATGGACAAAGATGGCTACATCTCCAATGGGGAGCTCTTCCACGTGCTGAAGATGATGGTGGGTAACAACCTCATGGACTGGCAGCTGCAGCAGCTGGTGGACAAAACTATCTTGGTCCTGGATAAGGACGGCGATGGCCGGATATCCTTCACAGAGTTCTGTGATGTGGTGAAAAACATGGAGATCCACAAGAAGTTGGTCGTGTTTGTGTGA